The following are encoded in a window of Pseudomonas graminis genomic DNA:
- a CDS encoding nuclear transport factor 2 family protein, whose protein sequence is MPQPNNAPSPRPAPDFNALLRANLEQVFNERDANKRIAAIQQLFSAEPTMYEPEGVVTGQAAISDVAGALLEQFGPDFSFVAQGVAVGHHGMAYLRWHAGPKEGPVVVTGADVAEVVDGKIVRLWVLLDPPAQ, encoded by the coding sequence ATGCCTCAGCCAAACAATGCTCCATCACCCCGACCGGCCCCGGACTTCAACGCACTCCTGCGCGCGAATCTGGAACAGGTGTTCAACGAGCGAGATGCCAATAAACGCATCGCTGCCATCCAACAGTTATTCTCCGCTGAACCCACGATGTACGAGCCAGAAGGCGTCGTCACCGGACAGGCCGCTATCTCCGACGTTGCAGGCGCACTGCTTGAGCAGTTCGGTCCCGACTTTTCCTTCGTCGCCCAGGGCGTGGCGGTGGGGCATCACGGGATGGCTTACCTGCGCTGGCATGCGGGACCGAAGGAAGGTCCGGTGGTTGTAACGGGCGCGGATGTGGCCGAAGTCGTCGACGGCAAGATCGTCCGGCTGTGGGTCTTGCTGGATCCGCCAGCGCAGTAA
- a CDS encoding methyltransferase encodes MPLTPTQLQSRFAALDAFLLEHQALWRPRPFTHHHLPWESQHPELSRWLRQRSLEEAEAAHSHPELLDAPQPFAQLALQSKALSEIDALPPVSLAPVSSRMSVDVPGRKWQQIEAFASRLSFQRQPTHWLDWCSGKGHLGRRLAHGGQLLTCLEYDADLVESGRQLSEKLGITADHLHQDVMADDAARRLGTHHTPVALHACGDLHVRLMHLASDARCRQLAIAPCCYNRIVGEHYLPISQRGKASALTLSIDDLGLPLSETVTAGARVRRQRDISMARRLGFDLLQRELRGVDDYLPTPSLPGAWLDKPFADYCRDLAELKQLPSPGIQDWTALEAAGWRRLAEVRNLELLRNLFRRPLEMWLILDRALYLTECGYDVHIGTFCDSQVTPRNLLILAERP; translated from the coding sequence ATGCCACTCACACCCACGCAGCTCCAATCCCGATTCGCAGCGCTCGATGCCTTCCTCCTGGAGCATCAAGCCCTGTGGCGCCCGCGCCCCTTCACCCATCACCATCTACCGTGGGAATCGCAGCACCCGGAGCTGTCACGCTGGCTGCGGCAACGTTCGCTCGAAGAAGCAGAAGCCGCACACAGCCACCCCGAACTTCTCGATGCGCCTCAGCCCTTTGCTCAGCTGGCCTTACAGTCGAAGGCGTTAAGCGAGATCGACGCGCTGCCGCCCGTTAGTCTGGCGCCTGTGTCATCGCGCATGAGCGTCGACGTACCTGGCCGCAAATGGCAGCAAATCGAAGCCTTCGCCAGCCGCTTGAGCTTTCAAAGGCAGCCAACCCACTGGCTGGATTGGTGCTCGGGCAAAGGCCATCTCGGTCGACGCCTCGCCCATGGCGGTCAATTGCTGACCTGCCTGGAATACGATGCGGACCTGGTTGAATCAGGAAGGCAACTCAGCGAAAAACTGGGCATCACCGCCGACCATCTGCACCAAGACGTCATGGCCGACGATGCAGCCAGGCGTCTGGGAACGCATCACACGCCCGTCGCCCTCCACGCCTGCGGCGACCTTCATGTGCGCCTCATGCACCTCGCCAGCGACGCACGCTGCCGACAACTGGCCATCGCGCCCTGCTGCTACAACCGCATCGTCGGCGAGCACTACCTGCCGATCTCCCAGCGGGGCAAAGCGTCCGCGCTTACGCTCTCCATCGACGACCTCGGCCTGCCCCTCAGCGAAACCGTCACCGCCGGCGCCCGTGTACGCCGCCAGCGCGACATCTCCATGGCTCGCCGCCTCGGCTTCGACCTGCTGCAGCGAGAGCTGCGAGGCGTCGACGACTATCTACCAACGCCGTCGCTGCCCGGCGCCTGGCTCGACAAACCCTTCGCCGACTACTGCCGGGACCTGGCTGAACTCAAACAACTCCCCTCCCCCGGCATTCAGGACTGGACGGCACTTGAGGCGGCGGGCTGGAGGCGTTTAGCCGAAGTGCGCAACCTCGAGCTGCTGCGCAATCTCTTCCGCCGGCCGCTGGAAATGTGGCTCATCCTAGACCGCGCGCTTTATCTGACTGAGTGCGGCTACGACGTGCACATCGGCACCTTCTGCGACAGCCAAGTCACTCCGCGGAATCTGCTCATTCTTGCAGAACGACCATGA
- a CDS encoding ABC transporter permease produces the protein MSWEFVLKWLPKLLHGATVTLELVAVAVIAGLILAIPLGIARASRNAYVRALPYAYIFFFRGTPLLVQLFLVYYGLAQFDVVTKGPLWPYLRDPFFCAALTMTLHTTAYIAEILRGAIQAVPPGEIEAARALGMSRGKALLYIILPRAARIGLPAYSNEVILMLKASALASTVTLLDITGMARTINARTYMPEQTFLIAGLIYLVMSFVLVQGFKLLERYLRVDASQGR, from the coding sequence ATGAGTTGGGAGTTCGTCCTCAAATGGCTACCGAAACTGCTGCATGGCGCCACCGTGACGCTGGAATTGGTAGCCGTCGCAGTGATCGCGGGCCTCATTCTCGCCATACCGCTGGGCATCGCCCGCGCCTCGCGTAACGCGTACGTGCGGGCGCTGCCCTACGCTTACATCTTCTTTTTCCGTGGCACGCCGCTGCTGGTGCAGCTGTTTCTGGTCTATTACGGCCTGGCGCAGTTCGACGTCGTCACTAAAGGTCCGCTGTGGCCTTACCTGCGTGATCCGTTCTTCTGCGCAGCGCTGACCATGACCCTGCACACCACCGCCTACATCGCCGAAATCTTGCGCGGCGCCATTCAGGCGGTGCCGCCAGGCGAGATCGAAGCGGCTCGCGCACTGGGCATGTCCAGAGGCAAAGCGCTGCTGTACATCATCCTGCCCCGTGCCGCACGCATCGGTCTGCCCGCCTACAGCAACGAAGTCATTCTGATGCTCAAGGCCAGCGCACTGGCGAGCACCGTGACCCTGCTCGACATCACCGGCATGGCCCGCACCATCAACGCGCGGACCTACATGCCGGAGCAGACCTTCCTTATCGCCGGGTTGATCTATCTGGTGATGTCGTTCGTGCTGGTGCAAGGCTTCAAGCTGTTGGAGCGGTACTTGCGGGTGGACGCCAGCCAAGGGCGGTGA
- a CDS encoding ABC transporter permease — translation MNFDLYGFGPALAAGMLMTLQLALSALCLGLVLGLLGALAKTSPNRALQWLGGTYSTLVRGIPELLWVLLIYFGTVSSMRAIGKLFDIPNLSLSAFAAGVIALGLCFGAYATEVFRGAMLSIPKGHREAGLALGMSRSRIFFKLVMPQMWRIALPGLGNLFMILMKDTALVSVIGLEEVMRHAQIAVTSTKQPFTFYMVAALMYLCMTALSMIGLAWLEKRASVGFARSAS, via the coding sequence ATGAACTTCGATCTCTATGGATTCGGCCCGGCCCTGGCCGCCGGCATGCTGATGACACTTCAACTTGCGCTGTCGGCCCTCTGCCTGGGATTGGTCCTCGGCCTGCTCGGGGCGCTGGCGAAGACTTCGCCGAATCGGGCCTTGCAGTGGCTGGGTGGCACCTACTCCACGCTGGTGCGCGGCATCCCTGAATTGCTATGGGTATTGCTGATCTACTTCGGCACGGTCAGCTCGATGCGGGCGATCGGCAAGCTGTTCGATATTCCCAATCTGTCGCTGAGTGCGTTCGCGGCTGGCGTCATTGCCCTGGGCCTGTGCTTCGGCGCGTACGCAACCGAGGTGTTTCGCGGCGCCATGCTCTCGATCCCCAAAGGCCACCGCGAGGCCGGGCTGGCGCTGGGCATGTCGCGCTCGCGCATCTTCTTCAAGCTGGTGATGCCGCAGATGTGGCGCATCGCGCTGCCGGGGCTGGGCAACCTGTTCATGATCCTGATGAAGGACACCGCGCTGGTGTCGGTCATCGGCCTTGAGGAGGTCATGCGTCACGCGCAGATCGCCGTCACGTCCACCAAGCAGCCTTTTACCTTCTATATGGTCGCGGCGCTGATGTACCTGTGCATGACCGCGCTGTCGATGATCGGCCTGGCATGGCTGGAGAAGCGCGCTTCTGTGGGCTTTGCAAGGAGCGCGTCATGA
- a CDS encoding ABC transporter substrate-binding protein: protein MQTLRTILLAAAATLAMASSAFAAETLKMGIEGAYPPFNNKDASGQVVGFDVEIGNALCAKMKVTCETVTSDWDGIIPALNAEKFDFLISSMSITDERKQAVDFTIPYYSNKLQFVAPKTTNLSGDLAAIKETLKGKTIGAQRATLSGSWLEDNWGDDVTVKLYDSQENAFLDLASGRLDALLGDKYASYEWLKGKEGQSFEFKGDALPVDDKIGIAVRKGDPLRDKLSEALKEIIADGTYKKINDKYFPFSIL, encoded by the coding sequence ATGCAGACCCTGAGAACTATTCTGTTGGCCGCTGCCGCCACCCTCGCCATGGCCTCCAGCGCCTTTGCTGCCGAGACCCTGAAAATGGGCATCGAGGGCGCCTATCCCCCGTTCAACAACAAGGACGCCAGCGGTCAGGTTGTGGGCTTCGACGTGGAAATCGGCAACGCCCTGTGCGCCAAGATGAAAGTGACCTGTGAAACCGTCACCTCCGATTGGGACGGCATCATTCCAGCGCTCAACGCGGAGAAGTTCGACTTCCTGATCTCGTCGATGTCGATCACCGACGAACGCAAGCAGGCCGTGGATTTCACTATTCCGTACTACTCCAACAAGCTGCAGTTCGTCGCGCCAAAAACCACCAACCTCAGCGGCGACCTGGCCGCCATCAAGGAAACGCTGAAGGGCAAGACCATCGGCGCACAGCGTGCGACGCTTTCCGGCTCGTGGCTGGAAGACAACTGGGGCGACGACGTGACCGTCAAGCTGTACGACTCCCAGGAAAACGCCTTTCTCGACCTGGCCTCGGGCCGCCTCGACGCACTGCTCGGCGACAAATACGCCAGCTATGAGTGGCTGAAAGGCAAGGAAGGCCAGAGCTTCGAGTTCAAAGGCGACGCGCTTCCTGTTGACGACAAGATCGGCATCGCGGTGCGCAAAGGCGACCCGCTGCGCGACAAGCTGAGCGAAGCACTGAAAGAAATCATCGCCGACGGCACCTACAAGAAGATCAACGACAAGTACTTCCCGTTCAGCATCCTCTGA
- a CDS encoding ABC transporter ATP-binding protein, protein MAEATPALEIRNLHKRYGQLDVLKGISLSARDGDVISILGSSGSGKSTLLRCINLLENPHQGQILIAGEELKLKATRKGELIAADNRQINRLRSEIGFVFQNFNLWPHMTVLDNITEAPRRVLGQSKAEATEVAEALLAKVGIADKRHAYPAQLSGGQQQRAAIARTLAMQPRVILFDEPTSALDPEMVQEVLSVIRGLAEEGRTMLMVTHEMNFARQVSSEVVFLHQGLVEEQGSPDQVFDDPRSARCKQFMSSNR, encoded by the coding sequence ATGGCCGAGGCCACGCCCGCCCTGGAGATCCGCAATCTGCACAAACGCTACGGCCAACTCGACGTGCTCAAGGGCATCTCGCTGAGTGCGCGCGATGGCGACGTGATTTCGATTCTGGGTTCCTCTGGCTCAGGCAAGTCGACGCTGCTGCGCTGCATCAATTTGCTGGAGAACCCCCATCAAGGGCAGATTCTCATTGCCGGGGAAGAGCTCAAGCTCAAAGCCACCCGCAAAGGTGAACTGATCGCCGCCGACAACCGTCAGATCAACCGCCTGCGCAGCGAGATCGGTTTTGTCTTTCAGAATTTCAATCTCTGGCCGCACATGACCGTCCTCGATAACATCACCGAGGCGCCGCGCCGCGTGCTGGGGCAAAGCAAAGCCGAGGCCACTGAAGTCGCCGAAGCGCTGTTGGCCAAAGTGGGGATCGCCGACAAGCGTCATGCCTATCCGGCGCAGTTGTCGGGCGGCCAGCAACAACGTGCCGCCATTGCGCGCACGCTCGCGATGCAGCCCAGGGTCATTCTGTTCGATGAACCTACCTCTGCCCTCGATCCCGAGATGGTGCAGGAAGTACTTAGCGTTATTCGTGGCCTGGCCGAAGAAGGCCGGACCATGCTGATGGTGACCCACGAAATGAATTTCGCCCGGCAGGTGTCCAGCGAAGTGGTTTTCCTGCACCAAGGGCTGGTAGAAGAACAAGGATCGCCAGACCAAGTCTTCGATGACCCGCGGTCGGCGCGCTGCAAACAATTCATGTCCAGCAATCGCTAA
- the gabP gene encoding GABA permease: protein MSSTPNASNLEQGLKPRHITMLSIAGVIGAGLFVGSGHAIAEAGPAVLLAYGAAGTLVVLVMRMLAEMAVASPDTGSFSTYADRAIGHWAGFTIGWLYWWFWVLVIPLEANAAATILHAWFPNVAIWAFTLVITLLLTATNLFSVKNYGEFEFWFALIKVLAIIGFVVLGIAAVLGLLPNSQVSGVSHLYDTQGFLPNGMGAVLAAMLTTMFSFMGTEIVTIAAAESKNPGQQITKATNSVIWRICLFYLLSIFLVVALVPWNDSRLADVGSYQTVLDLMGIPNAKLIVDIVVLVAVTSCLNSALYTASRMLFSLGKRGDAPAVSQRTTKAGTPYWAVLLSTGAAFAAVFANYVAPAAVFDFLLASSGAIALLVYLVIAVSQLRMRRKREAEGQAVDFRMWLFPGLTWTVIVFIVAVLTIMLFQEGHRMEIIATGLLSLMVVAAGLIVSSRRKAGKAGKVVLN, encoded by the coding sequence ATGAGCAGTACACCCAACGCTTCAAACCTTGAACAAGGGCTCAAACCGCGGCACATCACGATGCTCTCTATCGCCGGCGTCATCGGCGCCGGCCTCTTCGTCGGCTCCGGCCACGCGATCGCCGAAGCGGGGCCGGCCGTGCTTCTGGCGTACGGCGCCGCAGGCACACTGGTGGTGCTGGTGATGCGGATGCTGGCGGAAATGGCTGTCGCTTCGCCTGACACCGGTTCTTTTTCGACCTACGCCGACCGCGCGATCGGGCACTGGGCCGGCTTCACCATCGGTTGGTTGTACTGGTGGTTCTGGGTGCTGGTCATTCCGCTGGAAGCCAACGCTGCCGCGACGATTCTGCACGCATGGTTCCCGAACGTGGCGATCTGGGCGTTCACACTGGTGATCACTCTGCTGCTGACCGCGACCAACCTGTTCAGCGTGAAGAACTACGGAGAGTTCGAGTTCTGGTTCGCACTGATCAAAGTGCTCGCGATCATCGGCTTTGTGGTGCTGGGCATTGCGGCGGTGTTGGGTCTGCTGCCGAACAGCCAAGTCAGCGGCGTCAGTCACCTGTATGACACCCAGGGTTTCCTGCCTAACGGCATGGGTGCAGTGCTGGCAGCGATGCTGACCACCATGTTCTCGTTCATGGGAACGGAGATCGTCACCATCGCGGCGGCGGAATCGAAGAATCCTGGCCAGCAAATCACCAAGGCCACCAACTCGGTGATCTGGCGGATCTGCCTGTTCTACCTGCTGTCGATCTTCCTAGTCGTCGCGCTGGTGCCGTGGAACGACAGCCGCTTGGCTGACGTGGGTTCGTACCAGACCGTGCTCGACCTGATGGGCATTCCAAACGCTAAGCTGATTGTCGACATCGTCGTGCTGGTCGCCGTGACCAGTTGCCTGAACTCGGCGCTGTACACGGCTTCACGCATGCTGTTTTCCCTCGGCAAACGTGGCGACGCGCCTGCTGTTTCCCAGCGCACCACCAAAGCCGGCACGCCTTATTGGGCGGTGCTGCTGTCGACCGGTGCCGCGTTTGCCGCCGTGTTCGCCAACTACGTCGCACCCGCAGCGGTGTTCGACTTCCTGCTGGCAAGCTCGGGCGCCATCGCGCTGTTGGTGTACCTGGTGATCGCCGTGTCCCAGCTGCGTATGCGCCGCAAGCGCGAAGCAGAAGGCCAGGCGGTGGACTTCCGCATGTGGCTGTTCCCCGGCCTGACCTGGACGGTGATCGTGTTCATCGTCGCCGTGCTGACCATCATGCTGTTCCAGGAAGGCCACCGTATGGAAATCATCGCCACCGGGCTGCTGAGCCTGATGGTCGTGGCAGCAGGCCTGATCGTTTCAAGCCGTCGCAAGGCGGGGAAGGCAGGGAAAGTTGTTTTGAATTGA